The Cannabis sativa cultivar Pink pepper isolate KNU-18-1 chromosome 8, ASM2916894v1, whole genome shotgun sequence genomic interval GCGGTGGCGGCGGTGGATTCAGAGGAGGCCGTGGCGATGGAGGAGGTCGTGGAAGAGGAGGAGGAAGGTCATTTGGGGGTTCCAGAGGAGGACGTGATGGTGGCCGtggaagaggaagaggaggaccaGGCCGTGGTCGTGGAGGACCTGGTGGAATGAAAGGTGGTAGCAAAGTTGTGGTTGAGCCTCATAGACATGAGGGTGTGTTCATTGCTAAGGGTAAGGAAGATGCTCTTGTTACTAGAAATATGGTTCCTGGTGAGGCTGTGTACAATGAAAAGAGAATCTCTGTTCAGAAAGAAGATGGAACTAAGATTGAAtacagggtttggaaccctttcCGTTCTAAGTTGGCTGCTGCTATTCTTGGTGGTGTTGATGAGATTTGGATTGTAAGTATAGCTTTTATGATTTGGGTTCTACTTATACTTCAGTAAAGTTTTTATCTTCTATGAATTGGGTTTTGTTTATTGTTctgtaaagttttaatttttattggttTTGTTGAATGTTTGTAATGTAGAAACCTGGAGCTCGTGTTCTATATCTTGGAGCTGCTTCTGGGACCACAGTTTCTCATGTGTCTGATGTTGTTGGACCTGTAAGTATTTAATTTAGTCCTTTTTATTGTTCAGTTCATGTTGGAAGAGAAGAGAATAAATTTGTAGTTTTTTTGTAGTGTTAACTTTaaatctttgtttttttttaggaaGGATTGGTTTATGCTGTTGAGTTTTCACACAGAAGTGGTAGAGATTTGGTTAACATGGCCAAAAAGAGGACTAATGTCATTCCCATTATTGAAGATGCTAGACACCCTGCTAAGTACAGGATGTTAGTTGGGATGGTTGATGTTATCTTTTCCGATGTTGCTCAACCTGATCAGGTTTGATTGCTTGTTCAATGAGGAACACCCCTTTCACGTTTCTATTTTAACATTGAGTATTATTATAATGATtctaaaattttttaaacaacTCGTATAGCTTATTGTACATTTCTGCATATGATGATATACTCGGATTCCCCTACACGATGTAATGAATGATGTAACTCGAGTTTTCTGATGcgtattttgttgttttttttcgaCAATCAGATGCCCCTGTGTTTATTTGCCTGTGTTTTATGCTTTATGTTTTTGGTTTGTATTTTGTGTTTCTGAAAAATTGAGCTTGTGATGAGTTTCTCGGATTCCCCATCAAGACATTGCGAGTGATGTTAACCCGAGACTCTGATGCTCAAACCAGACTTGCATCATACTCTGTGATTTGCTTTTCAGTTTGTTAGCCTTTTCCTATTATTAAGTTCGGTTTGGCAATGTGGAAAATGAGAATTATAATCATTTGATGAAACATAAGAACTACAATGAATCATGAATGGTTAACTATCTTCTAATCTCAACCATTGGAGGAAAGCATGGTTGGAACTTCCAGTGTTCTTTTGTATCTCAAGTATTGATCAACTTTGCAGGCAAGGATTCTAGCATTGAATGCTAGTTACTTTTTAAAAGCTGGGGGTCATTTTGTAATCTCCATCAAGGTTTGTTTTTTTGCAACTAAATCCATTTTGTTGGCTCTTACCGTTAGATAAATGACTGGTTGTGTTGATGGTTCTATTGTGTTTGATTTTTCAGGCCAACTGCATAGACTCTACAGTTCCCGCCGAGGCTGTGTTCCAACAAGAAGTTAAGAAGCTTCAAGCCGAGCAATTCAAGCCCTTCGAGCAAGTGACTCTTGAGCCCTTTGAGCGTGACCATGCTTGTGTTGTTGGTGGCTACCGTATGCCAAAGAAACAAAAGCCTGTTGCTTAAACATTTATAGCTTTTAGGCTTTAGACTTGAAATTAATCATAATAGGCTTTTAGGCTTTAGACTTAAAATTAATCATAATATGTATCAGTTGAAGAAGCAAAGTTAGCAGAacttttttgatttgttttttattttctttcttgttGGATTGTAATTGCTGAGCATAGCGTTTTGACTTATGAGTTGAGATCATTATATATTCACTTAATCAGTTTGCTTAGTATGTTCTGTTTATGATTCATTATATAATCATTTAATCAGTTTGCGTAGTATTGCTGAGCATAGCGTTTTTGGCTTC includes:
- the LOC115699675 gene encoding rRNA 2'-O-methyltransferase fibrillarin 1 produces the protein MRPPRGRGGGGFGGGGGGFRGGRGDGGGRGRGGGRSFGGSRGGRDGGRGRGRGGPGRGRGGPGGMKGGSKVVVEPHRHEGVFIAKGKEDALVTRNMVPGEAVYNEKRISVQKEDGTKIEYRVWNPFRSKLAAAILGGVDEIWIKPGARVLYLGAASGTTVSHVSDVVGPEGLVYAVEFSHRSGRDLVNMAKKRTNVIPIIEDARHPAKYRMLVGMVDVIFSDVAQPDQARILALNASYFLKAGGHFVISIKANCIDSTVPAEAVFQQEVKKLQAEQFKPFEQVTLEPFERDHACVVGGYRMPKKQKPVA